One Methylobacterium sp. AMS5 genomic region harbors:
- the queD gene encoding 6-carboxytetrahydropterin synthase QueD yields the protein MKITQAFTFEAAHRLPNVPQTHRCHRMHGHSYRVELTVSGAVDPTSGWVVDFYDIESAFAPLLERLDHHCLNEIEGLENPTAEHIAAWIWHRAKPAIPGLSSVRIFETPYSWAEYEGD from the coding sequence ATGAAGATCACCCAGGCCTTCACCTTCGAGGCGGCCCACCGCCTGCCGAACGTGCCGCAGACCCATCGCTGCCACCGCATGCACGGGCATTCCTACCGCGTGGAGCTGACGGTCTCCGGCGCAGTCGATCCGACGAGCGGTTGGGTGGTCGATTTCTACGACATCGAGAGCGCCTTCGCCCCACTCCTGGAGCGGCTCGACCACCATTGCCTCAACGAGATCGAGGGGCTGGAGAATCCCACCGCCGAGCATATCGCGGCCTGGATCTGGCATCGCGCCAAGCCGGCGATTCCGGGGCTTTCCAGCGTGCGGATCTTCGAGACGCCCTATTCCTGGGCCGAGTACGAGGGCGACTGA
- the queC gene encoding 7-cyano-7-deazaguanine synthase QueC: protein MPEDAAVANGEAGALVLFSGGQDSATCLAWALDRFAHVETLGFDYGQRHRVELDRRAALRQGLTALDPAWGRRLGPDHTLALAALGEISDTALTRDSAIAFARDGLPNTFVPGRNLAFLTFAAALAYRRGLRHIVGGMCETDYSGYPDCRDDTIKALQVALNLGMERRFVLHTPLMWIDKAQTWALAESLGGRALVDLVVEESHTCYLGERGARHAWGYGCGTCPACDLRAKGFSRYLAARAE from the coding sequence ATGCCGGAGGACGCGGCCGTGGCGAATGGTGAGGCCGGGGCGCTGGTGCTGTTCTCCGGCGGCCAGGATTCGGCGACCTGCCTCGCCTGGGCGCTCGACCGCTTCGCGCATGTGGAGACGCTCGGCTTCGATTACGGCCAGCGCCACCGGGTCGAACTCGATCGGCGCGCGGCTTTGCGGCAGGGCCTGACCGCCCTCGATCCGGCCTGGGGCCGCCGGCTCGGGCCGGATCACACGCTGGCGCTCGCCGCGCTCGGCGAAATCTCCGACACGGCGCTGACCCGCGACAGCGCGATCGCGTTTGCGCGCGACGGCCTGCCCAACACCTTCGTGCCCGGCCGCAACCTCGCCTTCCTCACCTTCGCCGCCGCGCTCGCCTACCGCCGCGGCCTGCGCCACATCGTCGGCGGCATGTGCGAGACCGACTATTCCGGCTATCCCGATTGCCGCGACGACACGATCAAGGCGCTGCAGGTCGCGCTCAACCTCGGCATGGAGCGCCGCTTCGTGCTGCACACGCCCCTGATGTGGATCGACAAGGCGCAGACCTGGGCGCTCGCGGAAAGCTTGGGCGGACGCGCCCTCGTGGATCTCGTCGTCGAGGAGAGCCATACCTGCTATCTCGGCGAGCGCGGGGCGCGCCACGCCTGGGGCTACGGCTGCGGCACCTGCCCGGCCTGTGACCTGCGCGCCAAGGGGTTTTCGCGTTATCTCGCCGCGCGAGCGGAATAG
- a CDS encoding PIG-L family deacetylase, whose product MRADAFLEAVKALPIAPLATLVPDGGGLVVVAPHPDDESLGCGGLIAQAVREGRTVRVVIVSNGCGSHPNSKAYPHDRLRDLREAETVAAMAELGLSSEHVHFLRLPDGGVPSEGAGAEAAADRIADIAREAGASALFVTWRHDPHCDHTASAAIVDLAKARLPDIAAYAYPVWGWTLPPEREVGPPPEGYRLTVEDERAAKRRAVEAHASQVSGLITDDPSGFQLQPAMIDRLCGPHEWYIALR is encoded by the coding sequence ATGCGTGCCGACGCCTTCCTCGAGGCCGTGAAGGCCCTGCCCATCGCCCCTCTCGCCACTCTGGTGCCGGACGGGGGCGGCCTCGTCGTGGTCGCGCCCCACCCCGACGACGAGAGCCTCGGCTGCGGCGGGCTGATCGCGCAGGCCGTGCGAGAGGGCCGAACTGTCCGCGTCGTCATCGTCAGCAACGGCTGCGGCTCGCACCCGAATTCCAAGGCCTATCCGCACGACCGCCTGCGGGACTTGCGCGAGGCGGAGACCGTGGCGGCGATGGCCGAACTCGGGCTGAGCTCCGAGCATGTCCATTTCCTGCGCCTGCCCGATGGCGGCGTGCCGAGCGAGGGCGCAGGCGCGGAGGCGGCGGCGGACCGGATCGCCGACATCGCCCGAGAGGCCGGGGCGAGCGCCCTGTTCGTGACCTGGCGGCACGATCCCCATTGCGACCACACCGCCTCCGCCGCCATCGTCGATCTCGCGAAGGCGCGGCTTCCCGATATCGCGGCCTATGCCTACCCGGTCTGGGGCTGGACCCTGCCGCCCGAGCGCGAGGTCGGACCGCCCCCCGAAGGCTATCGCCTTACGGTGGAGGACGAGCGCGCGGCCAAGCGCCGGGCGGTGGAGGCGCATGCCTCGCAGGTCTCCGGGCTGATCACGGACGATCCGTCCGGCTTCCAGTTGCAGCCGGCGATGATCGACCGGCTCTGCGGCCCGCACGAGTGGTACATCGCGCTGCGCTGA
- a CDS encoding glycosyltransferase has translation MSTISVVTLNKGRDAHLARLIEGLARGPAPAECVVVQMGPAPEPLPATPFPLRPIAFPSAGLPLAAARNAGRAAASGDILVFLDVDCIPSAGLVPALAAAAAAHDGLVCGPIRYLPAGAVQDGWQEADLLRAGLLHPARTFPNGGVAETQNPGLFWSLAFAVRASTYDRLGGFDEGYDGYGAEDTDLAFRAAEIGVPVLLAGAPPAFHQHHLSCDPPLQHFADIVRNARRFRARHGLWPMDGWLDAFARLGLIGESREPDITLLRGPSPEEIAAARVPPERPF, from the coding sequence GTGAGCACCATCAGCGTCGTCACGCTCAACAAGGGGCGCGACGCCCATCTCGCCCGACTGATCGAGGGGCTCGCCCGCGGGCCTGCTCCCGCCGAATGCGTCGTCGTCCAGATGGGCCCCGCCCCCGAGCCGCTGCCCGCAACGCCGTTCCCGCTGCGGCCGATTGCCTTCCCGAGCGCCGGCCTGCCGCTCGCCGCCGCGCGCAATGCCGGCCGGGCGGCGGCCTCCGGCGACATCCTCGTCTTCCTCGACGTCGATTGCATCCCCTCCGCCGGCCTTGTGCCGGCGCTGGCTGCGGCGGCGGCCGCGCATGACGGCCTCGTCTGCGGGCCGATCCGCTACCTGCCCGCGGGCGCGGTGCAGGACGGCTGGCAGGAGGCCGACCTCCTGCGGGCCGGACTCCTCCACCCGGCCCGGACTTTCCCGAATGGCGGCGTGGCGGAAACGCAGAATCCCGGCCTGTTCTGGTCGCTCGCCTTCGCGGTGCGCGCCTCGACCTACGACCGGCTCGGCGGGTTCGACGAGGGCTATGACGGCTACGGCGCCGAGGATACCGATCTCGCCTTCCGCGCGGCCGAAATCGGCGTGCCGGTTCTGCTGGCGGGCGCCCCGCCGGCCTTCCACCAGCATCACCTCTCCTGCGACCCGCCGCTCCAGCACTTCGCCGACATCGTCCGCAACGCCCGCCGCTTCCGCGCCCGGCACGGGCTCTGGCCGATGGACGGCTGGCTCGATGCCTTCGCCCGGCTCGGCCTGATCGGCGAAAGCCGCGAGCCCGACATCACCCTCCTGCGCGGCCCGAGCCCGGAGGAGATCGCCGCCGCGCGCGTGCCACCCGAGCGGCCGTTCTGA
- a CDS encoding glycosyltransferase: MTRPVGYYVHHQGAGHLQRAIALARALEAFGRPCTLMGSFAGLDISGAPGPVLDLPDDRLDRSFDGQDGVGQRPECFHYVPLNHPGIRARMGRIAAWAAENDPVLIVVDVSAEVALLVRLLSVPSLVVRLSGTRTDPPHLEAFRAASRLLAPFPEALDGGDVPAWMREKTIYGGFLGGAPAGAISEEDGRIVVVFGRGGEGGRLDRLVQAADAVPDRAWHVLGPVTGAGAVPKNLHLHGWVTDVRPHLAPASLVIGGAGDGLVTAVAGLGKRFLCLPEPRAYDEQEAKAEALERLGAAVVQRGWPDPAAWTTLVARGLALDPDVVRRLAEPDALARTAAAIETLCRDAG; the protein is encoded by the coding sequence ATGACGCGTCCGGTCGGCTACTACGTCCACCATCAGGGCGCCGGGCACCTGCAGCGGGCGATCGCGCTCGCACGGGCGCTCGAGGCGTTCGGGCGGCCCTGCACGCTGATGGGCAGCTTTGCCGGGCTCGACATCTCAGGCGCGCCGGGCCCCGTCCTCGACCTGCCCGACGACCGACTCGACCGGAGCTTCGACGGGCAGGACGGCGTGGGGCAGCGGCCCGAATGCTTCCACTACGTGCCGCTGAACCATCCGGGCATCCGCGCGCGGATGGGCCGGATCGCCGCCTGGGCGGCGGAGAACGACCCGGTGCTGATCGTCGTCGATGTCTCGGCCGAGGTGGCGCTGCTGGTCCGGCTCCTGTCGGTGCCGAGCCTCGTGGTGCGCCTCTCCGGCACCCGCACGGACCCGCCGCACCTGGAAGCGTTCCGCGCCGCCTCGCGGCTGCTGGCCCCCTTTCCCGAAGCCCTCGACGGCGGGGATGTGCCGGCCTGGATGCGTGAAAAGACCATCTATGGCGGCTTCCTCGGGGGGGCTCCGGCGGGGGCGATCTCCGAGGAGGATGGGCGCATCGTCGTGGTGTTCGGGCGTGGCGGCGAGGGCGGGCGTCTGGACAGGCTCGTTCAGGCGGCCGACGCCGTCCCGGACCGGGCTTGGCACGTCCTCGGGCCGGTGACCGGCGCGGGCGCGGTTCCGAAAAACCTGCATCTTCACGGCTGGGTCACGGATGTGCGCCCGCATCTCGCCCCGGCCTCTCTCGTGATCGGGGGGGCGGGCGACGGGCTCGTCACCGCCGTGGCGGGTCTCGGCAAGCGCTTCCTGTGCCTGCCGGAGCCGCGTGCCTATGACGAGCAGGAAGCCAAGGCGGAGGCGCTGGAACGGCTCGGCGCGGCCGTCGTCCAACGCGGCTGGCCGGATCCCGCGGCCTGGACCACCCTCGTCGCCCGCGGCCTCGCCCTCGATCCGGACGTGGTTCGGCGCCTCGCCGAGCCCGACGCGCTCGCACGGACAGCCGCCGCGATCGAGACCCTGTGCCGGGATGCGGGCTGA
- a CDS encoding glycosyltransferase produces the protein MPAPSSPAVVCIPARNEAERLPRLLRALAAQQGFSAAAPLKVVIVSNNCTDGTVEAVRALENSGALDTLALRLIEATFAPSEAHVGTARRRALDAGAAWLESEGAPDGALLTTDADARLASGWVAANLRALENAEIVGGRLVIDDEDRADPALAVFHARVERYWSGVRALEDALDPPSHDPAPRHGDHTGGSLALRASLYRAVGGLPALPRGEDNALVAAVQRAGGRLRHCPAVSVLVSARTAGRAEGGMATEMLRRARVVREGEAYRLPVAAHWQRIILRRAALRRAYREGAAPAALHALGLDADDLAAIDPAACPNDIAFVERAHARLDARDGPAPECGLDEALAALENLAAALGRDKAA, from the coding sequence ATGCCCGCGCCCTCCAGCCCGGCCGTCGTCTGCATCCCGGCCCGCAACGAGGCCGAGCGCCTGCCACGCCTGCTGCGGGCGCTCGCCGCGCAGCAGGGATTCTCGGCGGCCGCCCCCCTGAAGGTCGTGATCGTCAGCAACAACTGCACCGACGGCACGGTCGAGGCGGTGCGCGCGCTCGAAAACTCTGGCGCGCTCGACACCCTGGCGCTGCGTCTGATCGAGGCGACCTTCGCCCCGTCCGAGGCCCATGTCGGCACCGCCCGCCGCCGCGCCCTCGATGCGGGCGCCGCGTGGTTGGAGAGCGAGGGCGCGCCGGACGGCGCGCTGCTCACCACCGATGCCGATGCGCGGCTCGCCTCCGGCTGGGTCGCGGCGAACCTGCGCGCCTTGGAGAACGCCGAGATCGTCGGCGGCAGGCTCGTGATCGACGACGAGGATCGGGCCGACCCCGCGCTCGCGGTCTTCCACGCGCGGGTCGAGCGCTACTGGTCGGGTGTGCGCGCGCTGGAAGACGCCCTCGATCCGCCGTCCCACGACCCGGCGCCGCGCCACGGCGACCATACCGGCGGAAGTCTCGCGCTCCGGGCCTCGCTCTACCGCGCCGTCGGCGGCCTGCCGGCTCTGCCCCGCGGCGAGGACAACGCCCTGGTCGCCGCGGTTCAGCGGGCGGGCGGGCGCCTGCGCCACTGCCCCGCCGTGTCGGTGCTCGTCTCGGCCCGCACCGCCGGACGGGCCGAGGGCGGCATGGCGACCGAGATGCTGCGCCGTGCCCGCGTCGTGCGCGAGGGCGAGGCCTACCGGCTGCCGGTGGCCGCCCACTGGCAGCGGATCATCCTGCGCCGGGCCGCTTTGCGCCGCGCCTATCGCGAGGGCGCCGCGCCAGCCGCCCTGCACGCGCTCGGGCTCGATGCGGACGACCTCGCCGCCATCGATCCGGCGGCCTGCCCCAACGACATCGCCTTCGTGGAGCGGGCCCATGCCCGCCTGGACGCGCGGGACGGCCCCGCGCCGGAATGCGGCCTCGACGAGGCGCTGGCGGCCCTCGAAAACCTTGCCGCGGCCCTGGGGCGCGATAAAGCCGCCTGA
- a CDS encoding glycosyltransferase family 4 protein, producing MKIAVIAHLKFPIGQPYLGGLEMHTHHLAGALRARGHRVTLFASEGSDPALVPNPVCPPTGDALGDPVACERIERAELVAYERIMEAVARGGFDIVHNNSLHDLPLRASHTLPVPMTTALHTPPFESLAEGVRAAKPGMIFAAVSPSLAQEWQPLVPDARVIGNGIDLSTFAFSPKADPAGYVFWSGRIVPEKGTHLAIDAARRAGIPLRFAGPQPNPRYWNEWIAPRLGADAAYVGHLSHRELARQLGGARAAIVSPRWEEPFGLVVAEALACGTPVAAFGRGAIPDIVDRFSGALAPADDVAALARAIQRAVGLDRRACRRRAETLYDAQVMTDGYEELYREVLAGAPVQSSRAALFERPAA from the coding sequence TTGAAGATCGCCGTCATCGCCCATCTCAAGTTCCCGATCGGACAGCCCTATCTGGGCGGCCTCGAGATGCACACGCATCACTTGGCCGGCGCGCTGCGGGCGCGGGGGCACCGGGTCACGCTCTTCGCCTCGGAGGGCTCCGATCCGGCGCTGGTGCCGAACCCCGTCTGCCCGCCGACCGGCGACGCCCTGGGCGATCCCGTGGCCTGCGAGCGGATCGAGCGCGCCGAACTCGTGGCCTACGAGCGGATCATGGAAGCGGTCGCGCGCGGCGGCTTCGACATCGTGCACAACAACAGCCTGCACGATCTGCCGCTGCGCGCGAGCCACACGCTCCCGGTGCCGATGACGACGGCGCTGCACACGCCGCCTTTCGAATCGCTGGCCGAGGGCGTGCGCGCAGCCAAGCCCGGCATGATCTTCGCCGCCGTCTCGCCGTCGCTGGCGCAGGAATGGCAACCGCTCGTGCCGGATGCCCGCGTCATCGGCAACGGCATCGACCTCTCGACCTTCGCCTTCAGCCCCAAGGCCGACCCGGCGGGCTACGTGTTCTGGAGCGGGCGGATCGTGCCGGAGAAGGGCACGCATCTGGCCATCGACGCGGCGCGCCGCGCCGGGATCCCCCTGCGCTTTGCCGGCCCGCAGCCGAACCCGCGCTATTGGAACGAGTGGATCGCCCCGCGTCTCGGAGCGGATGCGGCCTATGTCGGACACCTCTCCCACCGGGAGTTGGCCCGCCAGCTCGGCGGGGCGCGGGCGGCCATCGTCTCGCCGCGCTGGGAAGAGCCGTTCGGCCTCGTCGTCGCCGAGGCGCTGGCCTGCGGCACCCCGGTCGCCGCCTTCGGCCGCGGCGCGATCCCCGACATCGTCGATCGCTTCTCCGGCGCGCTCGCGCCCGCCGACGACGTGGCGGCGCTGGCCCGCGCGATCCAGCGCGCCGTCGGCCTCGACCGCCGCGCCTGCCGCCGCCGGGCCGAGACGCTCTACGACGCCCAGGTGATGACCGACGGCTACGAGGAACTCTACCGCGAGGTGTTGGCGGGGGCGCCGGTCCAGAGTTCCCGCGCCGCCCTCTTCGAACGCCCGGCGGCCTGA
- a CDS encoding HPr family phosphocarrier protein: protein MGESVDGEVEPQPEVPEGGLVRILPIINRRGLHARASAKFVQTVERFTAAVTVTRGGETVGGRSIMGLLTLGAAKGTSIAVVAVGDDGQAALDAIEALLADKFGEDE, encoded by the coding sequence ATGGGAGAGAGCGTGGACGGCGAGGTCGAGCCGCAGCCGGAGGTGCCCGAGGGTGGCCTCGTCCGGATCTTGCCGATCATCAACCGCCGCGGCCTGCATGCCCGCGCCTCGGCCAAGTTCGTGCAGACGGTGGAGCGCTTCACCGCCGCCGTGACGGTGACCCGCGGCGGCGAGACCGTCGGCGGGCGCTCGATCATGGGTCTGCTGACGCTGGGGGCCGCCAAGGGCACTTCCATCGCCGTGGTCGCCGTCGGCGACGACGGGCAAGCTGCCCTCGACGCGATCGAGGCGCTGCTCGCCGACAAGTTCGGCGAGGACGAGTAG
- a CDS encoding PTS sugar transporter subunit IIA, producing MIGMVLVTHGLLATEFKAALEHVVGPQKQVETITIGPEDDMELRRGDIMSAVGRVNSGQGVVVLTDMFGGTPSNLALSCMNGGQVEVVAGINLPMLIKLASVREAESLGDAVLHAQEAGRKYINVASRVLAGK from the coding sequence ATGATTGGAATGGTGCTCGTCACACACGGGCTGTTAGCGACCGAGTTCAAGGCCGCCCTGGAGCATGTCGTCGGCCCTCAAAAGCAGGTCGAGACGATTACGATCGGCCCGGAGGACGACATGGAGCTGCGCCGCGGCGACATCATGTCCGCCGTCGGTCGGGTCAACTCCGGTCAGGGCGTCGTGGTTCTCACCGACATGTTCGGCGGCACGCCGTCGAACCTCGCCTTGTCGTGCATGAACGGCGGCCAGGTCGAGGTGGTCGCCGGGATCAACCTGCCGATGCTGATCAAGCTCGCCAGCGTGCGCGAGGCCGAGAGCCTGGGCGACGCCGTGCTCCATGCGCAGGAGGCGGGCCGCAAGTACATCAACGTCGCCTCGCGGGTTCTTGCGGGCAAGTAG
- a CDS encoding HPr kinase/phosphatase C-terminal domain-containing protein, with product MSGEGAAPGRPRETVHASCVLLDEAGLLIRGPSGSGKSALCLALLDRFFLEGRHARLVGDDRIRLEVHHGRVVARPHPALAGLIEIRGLGLRRLAAHAPAAVLRLVVDLVVEAERLPDNAATAMLLGVELPRLALEPRHPREYLIREALRAGVAMRTHPAALVPGGVHDV from the coding sequence ATGAGCGGGGAGGGCGCCGCGCCGGGGCGACCCCGGGAGACGGTGCATGCGAGCTGCGTCCTCCTCGACGAGGCCGGCCTGCTGATCCGGGGGCCGTCCGGCTCGGGCAAGTCGGCGCTCTGCCTCGCTCTGCTCGACCGCTTCTTCCTGGAAGGGCGCCATGCCCGCCTCGTCGGCGATGACCGCATCCGGCTGGAGGTCCATCACGGCCGCGTCGTGGCCCGGCCCCATCCGGCGCTCGCCGGCCTGATCGAGATCCGCGGCCTCGGCCTTCGCCGTCTGGCGGCGCATGCACCGGCCGCGGTGCTGCGCCTCGTGGTCGATCTCGTGGTGGAGGCCGAGCGCCTTCCCGATAACGCCGCGACCGCCATGCTTCTCGGGGTCGAGCTGCCCCGCCTCGCCCTTGAACCGCGCCATCCCCGCGAATACCTGATCCGTGAGGCGCTTCGAGCCGGCGTGGCAATGCGGACGCACCCGGCGGCTCTTGTGCCCGGCGGTGTCCACGATGTGTAG
- a CDS encoding stimulus-sensing domain-containing protein → MLAPLSRQPDSDEAHARRGVLARLVGSLTRPPLTWPRDLWNAVGQRASSSLTRRIVVLNLVGLIVLLFGFLYLNQFRQGLIQARVQSLLIQGDIIAGAIAAQASVDTDTIRVDPDKLLQQQAGEGREFDDDPASLAFSLNPEKVAPLLRRLVTPTGNRARVYDSEGSLLFDTRTLYARGDIGRSETVVKPPKPNVLERIWDFVGTRILGLVISERSAQEEAGPQDGRAFREVQAALKGSRGTISRRNERGETIVSVAVPIQRAGSVRGVLMVSTQGGDIDRVIASERFGLLQVFLVAAAVMLVLSILLAGAIAGPVRRLADAAERVRRGIKSRQEIPDFTSRTDEIGHLSGALRDMTQALYRRLDAIESFAADVSHELKNPLTSLRSAVETLPLAKTDESRGRLMQIIQHDVKRLDRLISDISDASRLDAELARAEARRVDLGKLLTTVTSVANERRRAKAAVIQFDIERPSGEIEDPFLIIGHDSRLGQVVNNLLDNARSFSPPGAKVRVALRRLKNEVEFVVEDEGPGIPEHALERIFERFYTDRPEQGFGQNSGLGLSISRQIIQAHHGSIRAENRPGPADEEGHPTVRGARFIVRLPVAPRADRYGDDDLAA, encoded by the coding sequence ATGCTCGCCCCCCTGTCCCGCCAGCCCGATTCCGATGAGGCCCACGCGCGCCGCGGCGTCCTCGCGCGGCTCGTCGGCTCCCTCACCCGCCCGCCCCTGACTTGGCCGCGCGACCTCTGGAACGCGGTCGGCCAGCGCGCCTCGTCGAGCCTGACGCGCCGCATCGTGGTGCTCAACCTCGTCGGGCTGATCGTCCTCCTGTTCGGTTTCCTCTACCTGAACCAGTTCCGCCAGGGGCTGATCCAGGCGCGCGTGCAGAGCCTGCTGATCCAGGGCGACATCATCGCCGGCGCCATCGCCGCCCAGGCCTCCGTCGACACCGACACGATCCGCGTCGATCCGGACAAGCTCCTGCAGCAGCAGGCCGGCGAGGGCCGGGAATTCGACGACGATCCCGCCTCGCTCGCCTTCTCGCTCAATCCCGAGAAGGTCGCGCCGCTTCTGCGACGCCTCGTGACCCCGACGGGCAACCGCGCCCGGGTCTACGACAGCGAGGGGAGCCTGCTGTTCGACACCCGCACGCTCTACGCCCGCGGCGATATCGGCCGCAGCGAGACCGTGGTGAAGCCGCCCAAGCCCAACGTGCTGGAGCGGATCTGGGATTTCGTCGGCACCCGCATTCTCGGCCTCGTCATCAGCGAGCGCTCGGCCCAGGAGGAGGCGGGGCCGCAGGACGGGCGCGCCTTCCGCGAGGTCCAGGCGGCGCTCAAGGGCTCGCGCGGCACGATCTCCCGGCGCAACGAGCGCGGCGAGACCATCGTCTCGGTGGCGGTGCCGATCCAGCGCGCGGGCTCGGTGCGCGGCGTGCTGATGGTCTCGACGCAAGGCGGCGACATCGACCGGGTGATCGCCTCCGAGCGATTCGGCCTGCTCCAGGTGTTCCTCGTCGCGGCCGCCGTGATGCTGGTGCTGTCGATCCTGCTCGCGGGCGCCATCGCCGGGCCGGTGCGGCGCTTGGCCGACGCCGCCGAGCGGGTGCGCCGGGGCATCAAGTCGCGCCAGGAGATTCCCGACTTCACGAGCCGCACCGACGAGATCGGCCACCTCTCGGGTGCGCTGCGCGACATGACGCAGGCGCTCTACCGGCGGCTCGACGCCATCGAGAGCTTTGCGGCCGATGTCAGCCACGAGCTGAAGAACCCGCTGACCTCGCTCCGCAGCGCCGTCGAGACCCTGCCGCTGGCCAAGACCGACGAATCGCGCGGCCGTCTGATGCAGATCATCCAGCACGACGTGAAGCGCCTCGACCGGCTCATCTCCGACATCTCCGACGCCTCCCGCCTCGACGCGGAGCTCGCCCGCGCGGAGGCGCGCCGGGTCGATCTCGGCAAGCTCCTGACCACCGTGACATCGGTGGCGAACGAGCGGCGCCGCGCCAAGGCGGCGGTGATCCAGTTCGACATCGAGCGGCCGAGCGGCGAGATCGAGGACCCGTTCCTCATCATCGGCCACGACAGCCGCCTCGGGCAGGTCGTCAACAACCTGCTCGACAACGCCCGCTCGTTCTCCCCGCCCGGCGCCAAGGTGCGGGTGGCTTTGCGCCGCCTCAAGAACGAGGTCGAGTTCGTGGTCGAGGACGAGGGGCCGGGCATCCCCGAACACGCCCTGGAGCGGATCTTCGAGCGCTTCTACACCGACCGGCCCGAACAGGGTTTCGGCCAGAATTCCGGGCTCGGCCTGTCGATCTCGCGGCAGATCATCCAGGCCCATCACGGCTCGATCCGCGCCGAGAACCGGCCCGGCCCGGCCGACGAGGAGGGGCACCCGACGGTGCGGGGCGCCCGCTTCATCGTGCGCCTGCCCGTAGCCCCCCGGGCCGACCGCTACGGCGACGACGACCTCGCGGCATGA
- a CDS encoding response regulator transcription factor yields MPTIALVDDDRNILTSVSIALETEGYRIQTYTDGASALDGLRHSPPDLAIFDIKMPRMDGMELLRRLRQKSDLPVIFLTSKDEEIDELFGLKMGADDFIHKPFSQRLLVERVKAVLRRFAPKDATPGAAARDAEAAARSLERGQLMMDPERHTCTWKGEPVTLTVTEFLILQALAQRPGVVKSRNALMDAAYDDQVYVDDRTIDSHIKRLRKKFKVTDQSFDMIETLYGVGYRFKEG; encoded by the coding sequence ATGCCCACGATCGCCCTCGTCGACGACGACCGCAACATCCTGACCTCCGTCTCGATCGCGCTGGAGACCGAGGGTTACCGCATCCAGACCTACACCGACGGCGCCTCGGCGCTGGACGGTCTGCGTCACTCCCCGCCCGATCTCGCCATCTTCGACATCAAGATGCCGCGCATGGACGGAATGGAGCTTCTCAGGCGCCTGCGGCAGAAATCGGACCTTCCCGTGATCTTTCTGACGTCGAAGGACGAGGAGATCGACGAGCTGTTCGGCCTCAAGATGGGCGCGGACGACTTCATCCATAAGCCGTTCTCCCAGCGCCTGCTGGTCGAGCGGGTGAAGGCGGTGCTGCGCCGCTTCGCCCCCAAGGACGCCACTCCGGGCGCGGCCGCCCGCGACGCCGAGGCCGCCGCCCGCTCGCTCGAGCGCGGCCAGCTGATGATGGACCCCGAGCGCCATACCTGCACCTGGAAGGGCGAGCCGGTGACGCTGACCGTCACCGAGTTCCTGATCCTCCAGGCGCTGGCCCAGCGCCCCGGCGTCGTGAAGAGCCGCAACGCCCTGATGGACGCGGCCTACGACGATCAGGTCTATGTCGACGACCGCACCATCGACAGCCACATCAAGCGGCTGCGCAAGAAGTTCAAGGTGACGGACCAGAGCTTCGACATGATCGAGACGCTCTACGGCGTCGGCTACCGCTTCAAGGAGGGTTGA
- a CDS encoding DUF2470 domain-containing protein, protein MANDAMPPAGERRRPAEPLPASEAPFDAIGLARHLLRSVRSGALATIDAADGTPFASLVTLATDNDGTPVMLLSRLSAHTRNLDHDPRASLLFSVGGKGDPLAHPRLTVTGRAARSDEPRIRERFLARHPKAKLYADFPDFGFFTLAPTAGHLNGGFAKAATLTPQELLLDMAGAETVVAGERGAVEHMNADHADALALYAAGAGEPGSGWRLTGLDPEGLDLMAGDRTARVPYPEPVRDMGALRKSLVAMAAAARAGSAAEAAPKPDGPA, encoded by the coding sequence ATGGCCAACGACGCGATGCCGCCTGCGGGGGAACGGCGCCGGCCGGCCGAACCACTGCCCGCCTCGGAAGCCCCGTTCGATGCGATCGGGCTTGCCCGGCATCTTCTGCGCAGCGTGCGATCGGGCGCGCTCGCCACGATCGACGCGGCCGACGGCACGCCTTTCGCCTCCCTCGTCACCCTCGCCACCGACAACGACGGCACGCCGGTGATGCTGCTCTCGCGTCTCTCGGCGCACACGCGCAACCTCGATCACGACCCGCGCGCCTCGCTGCTGTTCTCGGTGGGCGGCAAGGGCGATCCGCTCGCCCATCCGCGCCTGACGGTGACGGGCCGCGCCGCGCGCTCCGACGAGCCGCGGATCCGCGAGCGCTTCCTGGCCCGCCACCCGAAGGCGAAGCTCTACGCCGACTTCCCCGATTTCGGCTTCTTCACCCTCGCTCCCACGGCCGGCCACCTCAACGGCGGCTTTGCCAAAGCGGCGACCCTGACGCCGCAGGAACTGCTCCTCGACATGGCCGGCGCCGAGACGGTCGTCGCGGGCGAGCGCGGCGCCGTCGAGCACATGAACGCGGATCACGCCGACGCGCTCGCCCTCTACGCCGCGGGCGCCGGCGAGCCCGGCAGCGGCTGGCGGCTCACCGGGCTCGATCCGGAGGGGCTCGACCTGATGGCCGGCGACCGCACGGCGCGGGTGCCCTACCCCGAGCCGGTGCGCGACATGGGCGCCTTGCGCAAGAGCCTCGTGGCGATGGCGGCCGCAGCGCGGGCCGGCTCCGCGGCCGAGGCCGCCCCTAAGCCCGACGGGCCGGCCTGA